The following are encoded together in the Pseudoalteromonas ruthenica genome:
- a CDS encoding GNAT family N-acetyltransferase, with translation MAALTHRFFTSVTEVGQPTWQRFFSAHPFSQYSFIYALEQSGSACAQSGWQPYHLGLYRGEQLVALCIGYIKSHSYGEYVFDWSIAEAYQQYGFDYYPKWLSAIPFTPITGPRIAYRDIDPQQAAIALANALDHEAEQQQWSGWHINFYNDDVSQHLAHPPLLKRQTVQFQWRNHGYNNFEHFCSALKSRKRKQVLKERAQIAAQQLQVQVHQGREISPELMHAMIRFYQQTYLKRSGHLGYLSANFFTQLLTLMADHLVIISAWHQGTIVAASLYLRDQQTLYGRYWGCDEQFQHLHFELCYYQGIELCINEGLTTFNSGAQGEHKIARGFAPIFTHSCHRFCDSPFTAALTDFVARESAQLDLYRQQCLALSPFKVQ, from the coding sequence ATGGCGGCACTGACGCATCGCTTCTTTACGTCGGTCACCGAGGTTGGACAACCCACTTGGCAACGGTTTTTCAGCGCTCACCCTTTTAGCCAATATTCGTTTATTTACGCCCTGGAGCAATCCGGGAGCGCCTGCGCACAATCCGGCTGGCAGCCCTACCATCTAGGTTTATACCGAGGTGAGCAGCTGGTCGCCCTATGTATAGGCTATATAAAGTCTCACTCTTATGGCGAGTATGTATTTGATTGGAGTATTGCCGAGGCCTATCAGCAATACGGCTTTGACTATTATCCTAAATGGCTTAGCGCCATCCCCTTTACGCCCATCACCGGCCCGCGTATCGCTTACCGTGATATTGACCCACAGCAAGCGGCTATCGCTCTCGCCAACGCCCTAGATCACGAAGCCGAGCAACAGCAATGGTCGGGATGGCATATCAACTTTTACAATGACGACGTCAGCCAACACTTGGCACATCCCCCTTTACTAAAGCGTCAAACGGTACAGTTTCAGTGGCGCAATCATGGCTATAACAACTTTGAGCACTTCTGTAGCGCACTGAAGTCTCGTAAGCGCAAGCAAGTGTTAAAAGAACGAGCACAGATTGCGGCGCAGCAGTTGCAGGTACAAGTGCATCAAGGCCGGGAAATTAGCCCCGAGTTAATGCATGCAATGATCCGCTTTTACCAGCAAACCTACCTCAAGCGCTCAGGCCACCTGGGCTATTTAAGCGCAAACTTTTTCACCCAGCTACTCACGCTGATGGCTGACCACTTGGTCATTATCAGCGCTTGGCACCAAGGTACCATTGTCGCCGCAAGCCTTTATCTGCGCGACCAGCAAACCTTGTACGGTCGATATTGGGGTTGCGATGAGCAATTCCAGCACTTGCACTTCGAACTATGCTATTACCAAGGTATTGAATTGTGTATAAACGAGGGGCTAACAACCTTTAATAGCGGCGCTCAAGGGGAGCATAAAATCGCCCGTGGCTTTGCGCCGATTTTCACCCACTCCTGCCATCGCTTTTGTGACAGCCCATTCACTGCCGCATTAACGGACTTTGTGGCTCGCGAAAGTGCGCAGCTGGACTTGTATAGACAACAATGCTTAGCGCTTAGTCCGTTCAAAGTGCAGTAA
- a CDS encoding DUF938 domain-containing protein: MNKPFSQACENNKAPILAQLQRIFKNTEQVLEIGSGTGQHAAFFAPRLPHLLWQTSDLPANHDGIELWLQEAQCDTLLPPLSLDIGEPWPVSQPDGMFTANTLHIVSEALVEAFFAGVSEHLPVHGQLCIYGPFKYQGQFTSASNAQFDAMLKQRDPRSGIREQQWLVALAKQAGLTLIDDVAMPANNQLLHFERTKR, translated from the coding sequence ATCAATAAACCTTTTTCACAGGCGTGTGAAAACAATAAAGCGCCAATATTGGCGCAATTACAGCGTATTTTTAAAAATACTGAGCAGGTGCTTGAGATTGGCTCGGGCACCGGTCAGCACGCTGCTTTTTTCGCTCCTCGATTGCCGCATTTATTGTGGCAAACCAGCGATTTACCGGCTAACCATGATGGCATCGAGCTATGGCTGCAAGAGGCACAGTGTGACACCCTGTTACCGCCATTGTCTCTCGATATTGGCGAGCCTTGGCCGGTATCGCAACCAGATGGTATGTTCACTGCCAATACCCTCCATATTGTCAGCGAAGCGCTGGTTGAGGCGTTCTTTGCAGGGGTTAGTGAGCATTTGCCAGTGCATGGTCAGTTATGTATTTACGGGCCTTTTAAGTATCAGGGTCAGTTCACCAGTGCCAGCAATGCACAGTTTGATGCCATGCTCAAGCAACGCGATCCACGCAGTGGTATTAGGGAGCAACAATGGCTGGTCGCCTTAGCCAAGCAAGCGGGACTGACCTTGATTGATGATGTAGCGATGCCTGCGAATAATCAGTTACTGCACTTTGAACGGACTAAGCGCTAA
- a CDS encoding S9 family peptidase, with translation MQAPIAKKVPHLLSHHGQQRQDDYYWMRDDKRENPEVLAHLEAENRYCQQMLSSTAQRQQQLFAELKGRIKKDDNTVPVKDGAYWYHSEVSGDEEYGRHFRATSFSGDNKTLLLDVNQLAQGHDFYDLGEVAVSPNEQLLAYAEDTSGRRIYTVVFKDLATGELLSDTLTNTEGQVVWANDNQTVFYVRKDEQTLLGYQVFRHRLGTAQEQDVLVYEESDRSFYMGLGKSRDESLIFIDLEATETSHTFAIDADNPCAPVTELLPRTQGHLYDIDKLGEHFYIVSNWQAKNFRFMQATAAQLADLQQWQELVAHRDDVLLESVELFEHYWLLTERQQGQIGFVVYQHRQGMATGTPMPLQFADPCYFAGVAMNPEPNVSKARVFYSSLTTPGSLFEFDLATGEKTLLKQQQVVGEFNADDYASERLFITARDGEQVPVSLVYRRDLFKGDGSNPLLQYGYGAYGITIDPSFSSTILSLLDRGFVYAIAHIRGSEMLGRQWYEAGKLKHKQNSFNDFIDVTEALVAKGYGAEDKVFASGGSAGGLLMGAVINQAPHLYRAIGCHVPFLDVLTTMLDESIPLTTNEYDEWGNPNDEGDYQTIAAYSPYDNIKAQDYPHILVTTGLHDSQVQYWEPMKWVAKMREYKTDNHLLLFKTDMESGHGGASGRFKSLQEKALEFNFFLHTLAEDEHQ, from the coding sequence GTGCAAGCACCCATCGCCAAAAAGGTTCCCCACTTACTTTCCCACCATGGTCAGCAGCGCCAAGATGATTACTATTGGATGCGTGACGATAAGCGTGAAAACCCCGAAGTTCTAGCACACTTAGAGGCGGAAAATCGGTATTGTCAGCAAATGCTTTCGTCTACTGCGCAGCGCCAGCAACAGCTGTTCGCCGAGCTCAAAGGGCGCATAAAGAAAGACGACAATACCGTGCCGGTCAAAGATGGCGCTTATTGGTATCACAGCGAAGTCAGTGGTGATGAAGAGTACGGCCGACATTTTCGTGCAACCAGTTTTAGTGGTGATAATAAAACCCTGCTGTTGGATGTTAATCAGCTTGCACAAGGCCATGACTTCTATGATTTAGGTGAGGTGGCAGTGAGCCCTAATGAGCAGCTTCTTGCCTATGCCGAAGATACCTCGGGAAGACGTATCTACACCGTGGTGTTTAAGGATCTCGCCACCGGTGAGCTGCTTAGCGACACCCTCACTAATACCGAGGGCCAAGTAGTCTGGGCCAACGATAACCAAACAGTTTTTTATGTGCGTAAAGATGAACAAACACTGCTGGGTTATCAGGTGTTTCGTCATCGCTTAGGTACGGCGCAAGAGCAAGACGTACTGGTATACGAAGAGAGTGACCGCAGCTTTTACATGGGGCTGGGCAAAAGCCGTGACGAGAGCCTGATCTTTATCGATTTAGAAGCCACAGAAACCAGCCATACCTTCGCTATTGATGCCGATAATCCGTGTGCTCCAGTAACGGAGCTGCTGCCGCGCACCCAAGGGCACCTGTATGATATCGATAAGCTAGGTGAGCACTTTTATATCGTCAGCAATTGGCAGGCGAAGAACTTCCGCTTTATGCAAGCTACTGCTGCGCAATTAGCCGACTTACAGCAATGGCAAGAGCTTGTTGCCCACCGCGATGATGTTTTGTTAGAGAGTGTCGAGCTGTTTGAGCACTACTGGTTGCTCACCGAGCGCCAGCAAGGGCAGATAGGCTTTGTGGTGTACCAGCACCGCCAAGGCATGGCGACGGGGACGCCGATGCCACTGCAATTTGCCGACCCCTGTTACTTTGCCGGTGTGGCCATGAATCCCGAACCGAATGTGAGCAAGGCGCGGGTGTTTTATTCGAGCTTAACAACGCCGGGTAGCTTGTTTGAGTTTGATTTAGCCACGGGTGAGAAAACCTTGTTGAAGCAGCAGCAGGTGGTGGGTGAGTTTAATGCCGATGACTACGCCAGCGAACGCTTGTTTATCACTGCGCGTGACGGTGAGCAAGTGCCTGTTTCTCTGGTATACCGTCGTGATTTATTTAAAGGCGATGGCAGCAACCCGTTGTTACAGTATGGTTATGGTGCCTATGGCATTACCATCGATCCAAGCTTTTCTAGCACCATCCTGAGTTTACTCGATCGTGGCTTCGTCTATGCTATTGCGCATATTCGTGGCTCAGAGATGCTGGGCCGGCAATGGTATGAAGCAGGCAAGCTCAAACATAAGCAAAATAGCTTCAATGACTTTATTGATGTTACCGAGGCGCTGGTTGCCAAGGGTTATGGTGCCGAGGATAAAGTGTTCGCCAGCGGCGGCAGTGCCGGTGGCCTACTGATGGGGGCGGTCATTAACCAAGCTCCGCATTTATATCGTGCGATTGGCTGTCATGTGCCCTTCCTTGATGTGCTGACCACTATGCTGGATGAGAGCATTCCACTGACCACCAACGAGTATGATGAATGGGGTAACCCCAACGATGAGGGCGATTATCAAACCATCGCGGCTTATTCTCCGTACGATAATATCAAGGCGCAAGATTACCCCCATATTTTGGTAACCACTGGGCTGCATGACTCACAAGTGCAGTACTGGGAACCGATGAAATGGGTTGCGAAAATGCGCGAGTACAAAACCGATAATCATCTATTGTTATTTAAAACCGACATGGAGTCGGGTCATGGTGGGGCTTCTGGGCGATTCAAAAGCCTGCAAGAGAAAGCCCTTGAGTTTAACTTCTTCCTACATACTTTGGCTGAAGATGAGCATCAATAA
- a CDS encoding efflux RND transporter permease subunit, translated as MQQQKQTGIIAYFANNPVAANLMMLFIIIMGIVSYMTIQRQMFPNVEVNYITVQANYPGASPQEIEESILIKIEESLKDVTEIEKGVYRAFRNSGSAQLEIDPDVELTDVLDKVKLRVDGIATFPAGMEPVTISQVEFRQDVIGMSLVADLPLTELKPIANNIEDELLQLSNVSLVQNDVPLDEIAIEIKPDTLRRYSLTLNDVASAVRRYSANFSAGQLRTDAGIISVRVEAQSYSGEEFRSIPVKVGTNGAKVLLQDVAVIKDGFTEGERYFKFNGKNAIYLSVKATKEQNMIPVAESVKAYIDSKNESLPSGVRLVPLMDMTYYLNARLDMMLKNLFQGAILVAIMLSLFLRFKLALWVMVGLPVCFLGALMTMPLFGISINIVSLFAFIMVLGIVVDDAIVIGESAYTEIERKGGGVENVVRGAKRVATPATFGVLTTMAVFAPFTLSSGPERAFFFGIAVVVMACLAFSLIESKLILPAHIAHTKFPPIKKDGFRTRFNTRFFAFVNGPYRRTVEKCIEWRWVVLLGFIGMLVLSFTLIASNHVRMVPTPKVPHDFPQINIEMNDNASDMQTIRAVQKIEAMVREVDRETEQQAGQKMVRDLLVFNQGRTEATVLAPLVEEEIRPYNAFELSRRWREAMPEIAGIKSLTIQDDVNGNPGGDGEFGYLLFGSDIDTLNAAGRQFISMLQQQKGLFDISSTIDPASKEVQLSLKPVAYDLGLDLQDIANQVGASFYGGEAQRVIRNGEEVRVMVRYPKLTREAFSSLKHTVVMTPSGQEVMLGDVVELQERPGVSYIRREGGYRTVYVYGSIDEEMVEPTAVVKRIKEDLLPQLKEDFPSVKTELGGSIEEQQAQANEQMLFFIAGMIIVYILLAVPLKSYSQPLIVMSVIPFSLTGALWGHFWFGLDLSTMSFFGLIAAAGVVINDSLVMTDFVNQARREGHSTARAVVEGGCARFRAITLTSITTFAGVLPIMFETSLQAKFVIPMAVALGFAVMYATLLTLILVPCLYMILADVRRAFVKFWQLFSRRPKAAKA; from the coding sequence ATGCAACAGCAAAAACAAACCGGCATTATCGCTTACTTTGCCAATAACCCTGTGGCTGCCAACTTGATGATGTTATTCATCATCATCATGGGTATTGTGAGTTACATGACCATCCAGCGGCAGATGTTTCCCAATGTTGAAGTCAACTATATCACCGTTCAGGCTAATTACCCGGGAGCCTCACCACAAGAGATTGAAGAAAGCATCCTGATCAAAATTGAAGAGTCACTTAAGGATGTAACTGAAATCGAAAAAGGGGTGTATCGTGCCTTTCGCAACTCAGGAAGCGCGCAGTTAGAGATAGACCCAGATGTTGAGCTCACCGATGTTTTAGATAAAGTTAAGCTGCGTGTTGATGGCATCGCGACCTTTCCTGCGGGAATGGAGCCTGTCACCATTAGCCAAGTAGAGTTCCGCCAAGATGTCATAGGCATGTCTTTGGTGGCTGATTTACCTCTGACAGAACTCAAGCCTATAGCCAATAACATTGAGGATGAGTTACTACAGCTAAGCAATGTGTCGTTGGTGCAAAACGATGTGCCACTCGATGAGATTGCTATTGAAATCAAGCCTGATACTTTGCGCCGTTATAGCCTCACACTTAATGATGTGGCTAGTGCGGTAAGACGTTATTCGGCTAACTTCTCCGCTGGTCAATTACGTACCGATGCCGGCATTATCTCTGTGCGTGTAGAGGCGCAGTCATACTCTGGTGAGGAGTTCCGCTCTATTCCAGTGAAAGTCGGTACTAATGGCGCGAAGGTCCTACTGCAAGATGTGGCGGTAATAAAAGACGGTTTCACCGAGGGTGAGCGTTATTTCAAGTTCAACGGTAAAAACGCCATTTACCTCAGCGTGAAAGCAACCAAAGAACAAAATATGATTCCTGTGGCCGAATCGGTTAAAGCCTATATCGACAGTAAGAATGAGTCGCTCCCCTCTGGAGTGCGTCTTGTCCCCTTGATGGATATGACTTACTACCTCAATGCGCGCTTGGACATGATGCTGAAAAACTTGTTCCAAGGGGCCATTTTGGTGGCCATTATGTTGAGCTTGTTTTTACGTTTTAAATTGGCTCTGTGGGTGATGGTGGGCTTACCTGTCTGTTTCTTGGGTGCCCTGATGACCATGCCGTTATTTGGCATTAGTATTAATATCGTATCGTTATTCGCCTTTATCATGGTACTTGGAATCGTGGTGGATGATGCCATTGTCATAGGCGAAAGTGCCTATACAGAAATTGAGAGAAAAGGCGGTGGCGTTGAAAATGTGGTGCGCGGCGCTAAACGTGTCGCCACACCGGCGACTTTCGGGGTGCTTACTACGATGGCGGTATTCGCGCCATTTACATTATCAAGTGGTCCTGAACGAGCCTTTTTCTTCGGTATCGCCGTGGTAGTGATGGCGTGTTTGGCGTTTAGCTTGATTGAATCAAAACTGATTTTACCTGCGCACATCGCTCATACTAAGTTCCCACCTATTAAAAAAGATGGGTTCAGAACGCGCTTTAACACTCGATTCTTTGCTTTCGTTAATGGCCCTTACCGACGCACGGTAGAAAAGTGCATCGAGTGGCGTTGGGTGGTGCTATTGGGTTTCATCGGTATGTTAGTGCTCAGTTTTACACTTATAGCCAGCAACCATGTGCGCATGGTTCCCACACCAAAAGTGCCGCATGACTTCCCGCAAATTAATATCGAGATGAACGACAATGCCTCGGACATGCAAACTATCCGAGCGGTGCAAAAAATTGAAGCCATGGTGCGTGAAGTTGATCGCGAAACCGAACAACAAGCTGGGCAAAAAATGGTGCGTGATTTGTTGGTGTTTAACCAAGGCCGCACGGAAGCCACAGTATTGGCGCCACTCGTTGAAGAGGAAATTCGCCCTTATAACGCTTTTGAACTGTCGCGCCGTTGGCGCGAAGCTATGCCAGAAATAGCCGGCATTAAATCACTGACTATCCAAGATGATGTCAACGGTAACCCGGGAGGGGACGGCGAATTCGGTTACCTACTATTTGGTTCCGATATTGATACGCTTAATGCCGCTGGGCGTCAGTTTATCTCCATGCTGCAACAGCAAAAGGGGTTGTTTGATATTAGTTCAACCATCGACCCAGCAAGCAAGGAAGTGCAGCTTAGTCTCAAGCCAGTGGCCTATGACTTGGGTCTAGATTTGCAAGATATTGCTAATCAAGTTGGGGCAAGTTTCTATGGTGGTGAAGCGCAACGGGTGATCCGCAATGGTGAAGAAGTACGGGTGATGGTGCGTTACCCTAAACTGACGCGCGAGGCGTTCTCATCGTTAAAACACACCGTAGTGATGACTCCTAGCGGTCAAGAAGTGATGTTAGGTGATGTGGTTGAACTTCAAGAGCGCCCGGGTGTGAGCTATATCCGCCGCGAGGGGGGTTACCGCACCGTCTATGTGTATGGCAGCATCGATGAAGAAATGGTGGAGCCAACAGCCGTTGTTAAACGCATTAAAGAAGACCTACTGCCACAGCTAAAAGAGGACTTTCCTTCGGTTAAAACTGAGCTTGGCGGCTCCATTGAAGAGCAGCAAGCGCAGGCAAATGAGCAAATGCTGTTTTTCATTGCGGGAATGATCATTGTTTATATTCTTTTAGCTGTGCCGCTGAAGAGTTATAGCCAGCCACTCATTGTGATGTCGGTGATCCCGTTCAGCTTAACAGGAGCATTGTGGGGACATTTTTGGTTCGGCCTTGACCTCAGTACCATGTCTTTCTTCGGCCTAATCGCCGCCGCCGGGGTGGTTATCAATGACTCATTGGTAATGACTGACTTTGTCAACCAAGCGCGCCGTGAAGGACACAGCACGGCCAGGGCAGTGGTTGAGGGCGGCTGCGCCCGTTTTCGTGCTATTACCCTGACGTCGATTACTACCTTTGCCGGTGTCCTACCCATTATGTTCGAAACCAGCCTACAAGCTAAATTCGTCATCCCTATGGCCGTAGCATTAGGCTTTGCGGTAATGTACGCAACGTTACTGACACTCATTTTGGTACCTTGCTTATATATGATACTCGCTGATGTGCGCCGAGCATTTGTTAAGTTCTGGCAGTTATTCAGTCGCAGGCCAAAAGCGGCAAAGGCGTAA
- a CDS encoding efflux RND transporter periplasmic adaptor subunit, whose protein sequence is MHKVLKKLLVALGVVLVTGLAGAAVMVSAKKPDETKQVDTRPVVEVEQLAANDHQVLLSTYGEVQPLESTQLAAQVTGEVVSWNERFVAGGIVERGELLFTIEKDNYEAAVLQAEAELARAQAALIEEQAQQDVAKDEAARTPGVKRSALFLREPQVLSAKAAVKSAEAALKRAQRDLDNCEVRAPYDALVISRNVGQGQFVSVGSQVAELNNIETAEVIVPVAGFDSAFLPQRVAGTPATIIREGLNGFTRSAVIDRDLGVVDSATRMSNLVVRVNDPYAMHGQLPKLKFGSYVQVQFAGQTLKEIFRLPQELVNNQTVWVVNKDNLLQPRQVKVVREEDEFFLISGGLDADDRVVITLPEYPQEGMEVRIAGAVNSSENSPKTTDQL, encoded by the coding sequence ATGCACAAGGTACTGAAAAAGTTGTTGGTGGCGCTGGGAGTCGTGTTAGTAACGGGGCTTGCTGGAGCCGCTGTTATGGTGTCGGCAAAGAAGCCAGATGAGACCAAGCAAGTTGATACACGCCCAGTCGTTGAGGTAGAGCAGCTTGCGGCCAACGATCATCAAGTGTTGCTATCCACATATGGTGAGGTACAGCCTCTTGAAAGCACTCAGCTTGCCGCGCAGGTTACCGGCGAGGTGGTAAGCTGGAACGAACGCTTTGTTGCAGGCGGTATTGTTGAGCGTGGCGAGCTGCTGTTCACTATTGAAAAAGATAACTATGAAGCTGCGGTATTACAAGCCGAAGCAGAGCTTGCTCGGGCCCAAGCGGCATTAATTGAAGAGCAAGCACAACAAGACGTCGCCAAAGACGAAGCTGCCCGTACACCGGGTGTAAAGCGTTCAGCATTATTCCTGCGTGAACCTCAGGTGCTCAGCGCCAAAGCTGCTGTGAAATCAGCAGAAGCAGCGTTAAAGCGTGCTCAGCGTGATTTAGACAACTGCGAAGTCCGCGCCCCCTACGATGCCTTAGTGATCAGCCGAAACGTAGGCCAAGGACAGTTCGTTTCTGTGGGTAGCCAAGTAGCTGAACTTAACAATATCGAGACGGCGGAAGTGATTGTCCCCGTGGCTGGTTTTGACAGTGCCTTTTTACCACAGCGTGTTGCTGGCACGCCGGCCACCATTATCCGGGAGGGTTTAAACGGTTTCACTCGCAGTGCCGTGATCGATCGCGATTTAGGCGTGGTCGACAGCGCTACGCGTATGAGTAACTTGGTGGTGCGTGTTAACGATCCCTACGCTATGCACGGGCAATTGCCTAAGCTGAAGTTTGGCAGCTATGTGCAAGTGCAGTTCGCCGGACAAACTTTGAAAGAGATTTTCCGCCTGCCGCAAGAACTGGTGAATAACCAGACGGTGTGGGTGGTGAATAAAGACAACCTGCTGCAACCTCGACAAGTCAAAGTGGTACGTGAAGAAGATGAGTTTTTTCTGATCAGTGGTGGCCTTGATGCTGACGACCGTGTGGTTATCACTTTGCCTGAGTACCCGCAAGAAGGCATGGAAGTGCGTATTGCCGGAGCTGTAAATAGCTCTGAAAATAGCCCCAAGACAACGGATCAACTGTAG
- a CDS encoding PQ-loop domain-containing transporter, with protein MTEYLPIISSFILAFSFMPMLNKVRKNRSVSGLSLLMMSFGVAQSIYFIAFNLFFERYYMVLPFVVTGMLSSLILYYFLRYDAAAKQRKQLLYMLLFSVAPFSLLASPYVDADSLLIALTYVGLVMSSIRVMPQTYKTLRSGDVSNLSARYFMLQLLAGCFGLTAELYMAAPSVSHILNFVMILLTNAAQLACIQYYRHRPAMA; from the coding sequence TTGACTGAGTATTTGCCCATTATTTCGTCTTTTATCTTAGCTTTTAGCTTTATGCCGATGCTAAATAAAGTTCGCAAAAACCGCAGTGTTTCTGGGCTTTCTTTGCTTATGATGAGTTTTGGCGTAGCGCAAAGTATTTACTTTATTGCCTTCAACCTATTTTTTGAGCGTTACTACATGGTTTTACCTTTTGTGGTGACCGGTATGCTCAGTAGCCTTATTTTGTACTATTTTCTTCGTTACGATGCCGCAGCCAAGCAGCGTAAGCAATTATTGTACATGCTACTATTCAGCGTGGCGCCGTTCTCTTTATTGGCTAGCCCTTACGTTGATGCCGATAGTCTGCTTATCGCTCTGACGTATGTTGGTCTGGTTATGAGCTCAATTCGCGTTATGCCACAAACCTATAAAACTTTGCGCAGTGGTGATGTTAGTAACTTGAGTGCGCGCTATTTTATGTTGCAGCTTTTGGCAGGGTGCTTTGGTCTGACGGCTGAACTTTATATGGCGGCGCCCAGCGTGTCGCATATTCTTAACTTTGTGATGATCTTATTGACCAATGCGGCGCAATTAGCCTGTATTCAATATTACCGTCATCGTCCTGCTATGGCATAA
- a CDS encoding PepSY-associated TM helix domain-containing protein, with protein sequence MRKTLFKIHSWLALAAMLPLLLISITGAILVFKSEIDGWLMPQKHFAVANTEQRLSLDTLTERIEQRYPEHVIAAWEVFDNDTADRVYTIKKGTEDWYKFHVNQYTGETLSEPVSTTHYITDFLVELHYTFMLNDLDSLPGQTGTVLGFFFALFLLVLGVTGLIIYRKFWRRLFTLRWRATLQIVLSDIHKMTGVFGSPILIILAITGGYFNYAVWYHEVIEHADEEHPVVMNKQHSANLSLQSLMDDSRTQIASFKPTFITLPHEGDDHITFWGEVDSSNPLFSEYGNMVTYNRDTGAHMSNWDIREVAFGWQLIDSFRKLHFGYFAGLVSKIIWAVIGLSPVWLAGTGFYLWYVRSRRKKASKRNRRTQTQHKRAYS encoded by the coding sequence ATGCGTAAAACCCTATTTAAAATTCATAGCTGGTTAGCTCTTGCTGCCATGCTGCCATTACTGTTGATCAGTATCACTGGTGCTATTTTGGTGTTTAAAAGCGAAATAGATGGCTGGCTAATGCCGCAAAAACACTTTGCCGTCGCCAATACTGAACAGCGGTTGTCGCTTGATACGCTCACCGAGCGCATCGAACAACGTTATCCAGAACACGTTATTGCTGCGTGGGAAGTGTTTGATAATGACACTGCAGATAGAGTGTACACAATCAAAAAAGGCACCGAGGATTGGTACAAGTTCCACGTCAATCAATACACTGGCGAGACACTTTCTGAACCTGTTAGCACCACACATTACATTACCGATTTCTTGGTAGAGCTGCATTACACCTTTATGCTCAATGACTTGGACTCCTTACCAGGACAAACAGGAACAGTACTGGGGTTTTTCTTCGCACTGTTCTTATTGGTGTTAGGGGTTACGGGACTTATCATTTATCGCAAATTTTGGCGTCGTTTGTTCACTTTACGCTGGCGAGCAACGCTGCAAATTGTGCTCAGTGACATTCATAAAATGACGGGGGTTTTTGGCTCTCCCATTCTCATTATATTGGCGATCACCGGGGGCTACTTTAACTACGCTGTGTGGTATCACGAAGTAATTGAACATGCCGATGAAGAGCATCCTGTGGTGATGAATAAACAACATTCGGCAAACTTATCACTGCAGTCATTAATGGACGACAGTCGCACACAAATTGCCAGCTTTAAGCCAACTTTTATCACGTTACCTCATGAGGGAGATGACCATATTACCTTTTGGGGAGAAGTCGACAGCAGCAATCCGCTTTTCAGTGAATACGGTAATATGGTGACTTATAACCGTGACACAGGTGCCCATATGAGCAACTGGGATATCCGTGAGGTAGCATTTGGTTGGCAATTAATCGATAGCTTTCGCAAGTTACACTTTGGCTATTTTGCCGGTCTTGTTAGCAAAATCATCTGGGCGGTGATCGGTTTAAGCCCAGTTTGGCTGGCGGGCACAGGGTTTTACTTGTGGTATGTGCGAAGCCGCCGTAAGAAGGCTTCTAAGCGTAACCGTCGTACACAAACACAACACAAGCGGGCTTATAGCTAG